A segment of the Neoarius graeffei isolate fNeoGra1 chromosome 5, fNeoGra1.pri, whole genome shotgun sequence genome:
taggtttttttttttcctgccatggaagtgcacttgtatacagaggaggaagcaatttgcattacagccgtgaatgaggattcaaaatggcagctttcgggggctctcattttctgttagaatttggtaaagaaaaaaataaatatattatttaccagcttaaggtcggtccgtatggtgaaacaccgtgacctcccagctggtaaataacatgtatatgttccatgttatttcaaagttttgatgtcttcggtattgttctacaatgtagaaaacagtcaaaatacagaaaaccctatgaatgagtaggcgtgtccaaacttttaactggtactgtacatatgaACTCAATCTTCTCTCATGTACCACTGTGTGCTCCCTCCACAGAGTGATGGGCACTTGTGCATATTCCCAGATGTGCCCATATTTGCCCAAATGTGTGAAATTAAAGACAGGCTCATGGAAGGATTTCAGAAAAATGGAAATTTAATGATGTGGAATTCAGGACTAGCGTTCATTttctttgtgctttttttttccccctgcctcAGTCCACTTTGGCTTTCAACTTTAAACTACTGTTTTTCACATGAACTTTCACATGCACAATGCTGTGTATGCAGCGTATACATCTGTCACTTAACTCTCTGTTCACAGCCACAGAGCAAAATTAAATAGAGATGCTTAACAAACCTCACTGCCTAAGCTTGAAAACTGTCCAATAGGCAAGGAAGCAGAATGTAGAAGTGAGTAGGACTGACGCAATCATGCGAATCATTCGCTTTGTAATCTGAATGTGCTGTTTTGACCTATTGAGGCGGCTTCTCTATGGGCGGAGCCATGGCATTACACCTGGCCTGCAGGTACCACCAGGATGTGGCTGGAGTCTTTGCGCTGTCCAGCTTCCTTAATAAGGATTCAGTTGTATATCAGGTAAGTTTATTTTTGGGCACTTTTATGAATCTTCCAGTGAAGTTATGTGGAAATGTTTTCATATGCCAAATCCATCAACTGTATAAAAATGGATGGCGCATCATCTCTAAAAAGTGAAGCTACcacaggtctagcgcccctgctggctggttgCAGTAGAGTTTTTAGCCCCGCCCCTTCCTTATGAGTTCCAATGACAAAACCGCCTTATTTCCATGTCACTTTTCCCATCTAAACTGGCTTTCCATGTACAGTGACTAATTCGAACACTTAGGgcttctgcatgctcttgcgacaaggctttcgcagatagcttttcgcagacagttgtaatttatcgttgagcggggagtaaaataggcgtgcgcgatgttattcaccgccacaacgcaagggggtgtgaagtcgcgaaatcgctaggagtagttggtgggtgtggttagtggagtgtttatcctccggttacttataatgactagaactggagtcgtatagatgtctgtacttcctcacttcctcgatcaaccgctcttcgtgctgctccatcttcgctcgtgtttttaaaaatggcggtcgtgaaaacaaaccaaaccgggaaagtagggaagcggaagtgcgtgtacagcggatgtagagtggaccaatcagagccctcttgtctgcgacgctgtctgcgaggcttctgcggtggtcacaatttttgggaggtgcgcgcagagcgtctgcgaaggggggggctacgcagacgccatctgcgacgccatctgcgaggactgcgttgtcagcataaattggcctttagttttCCATATGCTGATATCTGCACATTATTTTTTTTGCCCAGAAGTCAGTTTTTAAAACTTTATTCTACTATAAAGGAAGAAGGTGTGGATACGCTTGGGAATGGCGTGGTTGATAGCTTTCCCGGAAGAGAGCCGCTGTAGCCAGCAATCTAAGTTCACCACAGAATTTGCCCTCATATacgtactttttttttctctcaagttTTCTAGACACATGCACTAATACAAACTGTTAATCATTTCTATTTAAAAAGTTTGAACTATCAGGAGAGTTTAATAGGAAAAAGGCTAGTTTAATTGCGCTAGCACATATAGCTTCATTGATAGCTATATTATTTCAGTATTAACAACATCCATCCAATCAGTTACTGAAATCTGCACAAAAGCCATTTGTTTGCCACTGAACACATACACTACCAATAACATTAGGAGGGATTTTATAAGTGGGTgtctcaaatttaaaaaaaattttactcACTGTGCACTGCTGAATGTGGTCTAAACCAGCTGCTCTTCCTGAAACCACATGGCGGAAGTATTTGGCTTCATTTCATTAGAATAAGAATGAACAGGAGCGTGcagtccttctttttttttttattcattcagtCAGTGTGCCAAATCAAACGAAAAAAATCTTGCCACATTTACAAAAGTTTTGGCAAAACtgattttccacaaaaaaaaccctctaaaatGAGAAGTCAGCTGCCATAGGCACAGACTAACTCTACCAGCTTTTATACAGCAGCATTTGTCCTAACTGAACGACGAAATCTTATTTGTCATAGTATTTTTAGATTTTCTTTGGTTGGCTTTCTTTGATGTTAATAATATGAAAATGAGTTTCACAAAATTCACTAAATTTGTGTGTGCAATCAAAATAaatgagttacagtggtgcttgaaagtttgtgaaccctttagaaatttctatatacttttgccactcacagatatgtaatattggatcattttcctcaataaataaatgaccaagtataatattttttgtctcatttgtttatatttgtctcatttgttgggttctctttatctacttttaggacttgtgtgaacatctgatgatgttttaggtcatatttatgcagaaatatagaaaattctaaagggttcacaaactttcaagcaccactgtaaacttgGTAGCATAAatcatatacaccgatcagccataacattaaaaatcactgacaggtaaagtgaattacattatgttgttacagtggcatctaccaaggggtgggatatattaggcagcaagagaacagtcagttcttgaagttgatgtgttggaagcaggaaaaatggccaagtgtaagaatctgagtgactttgataagggccaaattgtgatggttagatgactgggtctgagcatctcctaaACCGCACATCTTGTggagtgttcctggtatgcagtggttagtactgaccagaagtggtccaaggaaggacaaccggtcaaccgacagggtcatgggtgtcaaaggcttggtgagtcgcatggggcacgaaggctagctcatatggtccagccccacagaagagctactgtagcacaaactgctgaaaaagttcatgctggctgaaaaagaaaagtgTCAGCAtcgactttttcagcagtttgtgttacaATAGCTCTTTGCTTCTTGCCCCTCCATGTGTAGGTTGTTGAAGATGCAGTAGGACGTCACTTACCAGAGCTTCTCCAGTGTCATGGTACAGTTGATGAACTGGTCTCCCATGCCTGGGGCGAAGAGACCAGCAGGTTGTTGAAGAAAGCTGGCATGGCTACCACCTTCCATGCATTCCCAGGGCTTAACCATCAACTCTGCCAGCCTGAGTTGGAGCTCCTGCGTTCCTGGATCTTAAAGAAGCTTCCATCTGAATGTTCTTCCACTGCCAAATCCTGAGTTGTAAAGACCTTACTGTTTACCTCTGCATAAACTGATTTTTAATACATTTAATGAATCTATTTGTTGTATGTGATGACCTGCAGTGTTTATTATTTTCTATGAAATAAAAGCATTTTTAGTTTCTGTTTTTATCAGCTGCTGATTACATTGCACCTGCAATGGTTACAATGGTTATCTTGATAATTTGTTTACTGTGCAACATATTCAGCTTGCAAAAGCATCCATGTGTATAAATGTAGGTTAATAcagctataaaaaaaaaagccttctctGGTGATTGTGCTCTATGTACATGTGTTGCCCTTGAAAAAACTGCAGTTATTGTGCACATTTCCCAGCTGGCAGTAGGAGCCACATTAAAGCGTTGGCTGAAGACAGTACCTCGGTGCTGGGATGGCTGTTTCACTGAGCCTGCTTTCACTCATTATAGTTGTGGTCAGGCTGGAGCTGCAGGTAGAACTATCACACCAGAAAGCAGGAATGCCACTCAGTTTTGTGGTTTGAAGTTGGATCCCTACCCATTTGACACCATTTCCCTTTCCTGCAGGCTTGTAGTAGATCCCTCATCTTCATTTTTCCTTTCTTCCCTTAAGCACCAATATTGTTCTTTCTTTCGAAATCTGTTAAACATGTGTTTGGAGGTCAGGCCTGTTTGCTCAGTGGACTCAGCACAGATTGTTTCATTAATGGTTATTGGGTGGAAGTGGTTAGTGATTTCACTGTGTTTTTTCATTGAGGTTGTGTTGACCCTTTTCTCAGATTATGCAGAGGGGTCTTGGTGCACCTATCCAGTCTTTTATGGAGCACAGACAAACTTAATTTGACGTAGTGGTGATGGACTGTATATGATGTGTTTATATGAAAATGAGTAAGGGTATTGAGTCATGAGTAATGTTGATCATCTTTGTAGTTTCTCCTTTAAATGGCTTCTTTTCTAAGATTATAACCTATAAAAGAAACTCCGTTGGAGCACGAGATGACATTTAAGGTTGGTCTTACTAATGTTTGCCATTAAAATTAGTATGCAAACAATGGTAAGACAACttgttttttaattttatgaTTCCTAATCCACGGTGAATCAAATATGAGCTGACAGCAGCGCAACTGATGAGCCCGAAAGTTTGACCTAAATTGAGTCACCATTGAAAAGAAACTATTTTGTGCTTAATCATACCACTTTTATGTTCTATTTAATGCTGACTCATAAACCAAAAGTCCAAAACAATTTAGCAGCAGCAATGTCATGTTTTACAATGCCAATAATGTCtgtttcaaaataataataagcCTTGATACATTGTCCATTTGTCCTACTCCATGAGCCCTCAATTGCCTAATGTTATCTACTGTATATTTGCATTGTCTTTATATTAAAGATAAGAAATGAAGGGGGGAAAGGACTAAAACACTGCAGCATGCTGTTATatgaaataatcaatgatggagtGGTGTGATACAACCATGAAGCtgattcttttctagtaacagcaTATCTAGAAGTGTTTTACTCCTGTTATACCACAGAAATTTGCCACTGCTCACTATTTTTTCATTCATTAAAAGGTGAATTTCATTtatagttaaaggggaactgaagtcatttttaaacttgctttatttcttaattaacatgttattcaattacgttttcagttttattaaccttgcGTATGTCTGGCCGCCGTCTCTGAGGGTCATCTTGTGCTTCTGGAAGGAACTGAATATGACTGTGGCTCACAACCAGGCTTTTAATCATCTGAGCAAATTCCAATATGGTATGTTCCTCAGGGTTTTCCAAGTTAACAGGACTGCTGACGTTACTGTTCATCAGGGCCACAAGATCATTCACATACTGAAATGCTCTGGTCTGAGAGCCTGAACCATAAACCGTCAGGGGCTCTCCCTGTAGAGCCTGCACGATGAAGCTACTAACCACCTGCCCATCGTTCATATGCATGTGAGAACCAGACATGTTGAAGATCCATACTACTCGCACCTCCACCCCTTCCTGTTTCATGTACACATGACACACAGTTTCAGCCACACACTTCCCTTCATCATAAcatagatagattagggataaaattagctcatgttttaagtcattcaaattctgtaaagctgctttgtgacaatgtctattattaaaagtgatatacaaataaacttgacttgacttaaaccttatatcatgactcatattggcatatcacttatcggccttttcggtttttagccatgttgaatgtagttcgtatggtccatggcaggcatcacttatccacgcgatcttcacaagacttgtgcgagacttcaaacgtgacgtgtcagcgccaccattttgaaaactgtttacacagctgccagatcgccatatcattccaatttagattaattttgagattcaccagcttcatcagtgatggagattattcca
Coding sequences within it:
- the lyplal1 gene encoding lysophospholipase-like protein 1 translates to MAMAAVQKLGKCAVSQAGEHTASVFFLHGSGDTGQGLRAWVRDVLGQDMAFEHIRMIYPTAPARPYTPMHGALSHVWFDRYKISRDCPEHLESIEEMCSNLGAVVQDEIRAGVPKHRMIIGGFSMGGAMALHLACRYHQDVAGVFALSSFLNKDSVVYQVVEDAVGRHLPELLQCHGTVDELVSHAWGEETSRLLKKAGMATTFHAFPGLNHQLCQPELELLRSWILKKLPSECSSTAKS